A single genomic interval of Armigeres subalbatus isolate Guangzhou_Male chromosome 1, GZ_Asu_2, whole genome shotgun sequence harbors:
- the LOC134208856 gene encoding uncharacterized protein LOC134208856 — protein MFSSSGLEISMLLCGVEIPSHSLCKLKVERFFLQILNRRIPVMAPSVSPWLIFAINEMIFIGTLELIEVELALKYDIGLGSGGLPLDVSLRPSTHSNHCNELTFTVSDSSDVEILPVRECTIIDLTVGYPEILTRKQRKRKLKRISKAEKRQRREQRALSTDDDEQPEFWIDVMETDENENYNCATLQIDGSKFPSNFSDHWVLSDHDPPVTNLRIGIFCPRPYRTRLMNAIMNIMDQLPLEEPHPQYKRNGFYLDTLWFLAANSYSASWMISKVEKLSKLKIWRQARIIVEPWSDRFIVKNVLQLVLPWKNYRGNRKTRVIQRLRKANLMHGSNLWNLIGCKMAKFKIQVTLAVNEETIESLKRTQFYVFYGFSQYRCKVIKTALK, from the exons ATGTTTTCTTCAAGTGGCTTGGAGATATCTATGTTACTGTGCGGGGTGGAAATTCCCAGCCATTCGCTCTGTAAACTAAAAGTGGAACGATTTTTTCTACAAATCCTGAACCGCCGAATTCCCGTCATGGCCCCATCTGTTTCACCTTGGCTCATATTCGCAATCAACGAGATGATTTTCATCGGTACTTTAGAG TTAATCGAAGTCGAACTAGCTTTGAAGTACGACATTGGACTCGGCTCCGGCGGTCTTCCTCTGGATGTATCTCTGCGACCGTCTACGCATTCGAATCATTGTAATGAGTTAACATTTACTGTATCTGACTCGTCCGATGTGGAAATTTTACCCGTCCGGGAATGCACCATCATTGATCTGACTGTGGGTTACCCGGAAATTCTGACCCGAAAGCAACGGAAGCGGAAACTGAAGCGTATTTCGAAAGCTGAGAAGCGTCAGAGACGGGAGCAACGTGCCTTATCGACGGATGACGATGAGCAACCGGAGTTTTGGATTGATGTGATGGAAACGGATGAGAATGAAAACTACAACTGC GCAACATTGCAAATAGACGGTTCTAAATTCCCGTCTAATTTTTCCGATCATTGGGTATTATCCGATCATGACCCGCCCGTTACCAATCTACGCATTGGTATATTTTGTCCTCGGCCGTACCGTACTCGTTTGATGAACGCCATCATGAATATTATGGATCAGCTACCGTTAGAAGAACCGCACCCCCAATACAAACGGAACGGATTCTACTTGGACACCTTGTGGTTCTTGGCCGCAAACAGTTACTCGGCATCCTGGATGATTTCGAAGGTTGAAAAGTTGTCGAAACTAAAAATCTGGCGGCAGGCTCGCATCATCGTTGAGCCCTGGAGCGACAGATTCATCGTGAAAAATGTCCTCCAGCTGGTGCTGCCTTGGAAAAACTATCGTGGCAACAGGAAAACAAGAGTGATTCAACGTTTGCGCAAAGCAAACTTAATGCATGGGTCAAACCTATGGAATTTGATTGGCTGCAAAATGGCGAAGTTTAAAATACAAGTCACATTGGCCGTTAATGAAGAAACAATTGAGTCACTAAAAAGAACTCAATTTTACGTGTTCTACGGATTCAGTCAGTACCGTTGCAAAGTAATCAAAACTGCATTGAAATAA